A genomic stretch from Phocoena phocoena chromosome 9, mPhoPho1.1, whole genome shotgun sequence includes:
- the C9H7orf25 gene encoding UPF0415 protein C7orf25 homolog gives MSAHSMLCERIAIAKELMKRAESLSRSRKGGIEGSAKLGSKLKAELKFLQKVEAGKVAIKESHLQSTNLTHLRAIVESAENLEDVVSVLHVFGYTDTLGEKQTLVVDVVANGGHTWVKAIGRKAEALHNIWLGRGQYGDKSIVEQAEDFLQASHQQPVQYSNPHIVFAFYNSVSSPMAEKLKEMGVSVRGDIVAVNSLLEPREELQASESESDDDGPELLRVTRVDRENILASVAFPTEIKVDVCTRANLDITTLITYVSALSYGGCRFIFREKVLTEQAEQERKEQVLPQLEAFMKDKELFACESAVKDFQSILDTLGGPGERERAAMLIKRINVVPDQPSERALKLVSSSKINSRSLTIFGTGDTLKAITMTANSGFVRAANNQGVMFSVFIHQPRALTESREALATPLPKDCTTDNQH, from the coding sequence ATGTCTGCACACTCCATGCTTTGTGAACGGATCGCCATAGCCAAGGAACTGATGAAGAGAGCAGAGTCACTCTCCAGGTCAAGAAAAGGTGGCATCGAAGGTAGTGCCAAGCTGGGCAGCAAACTGAAGGCAGAATTAAAATTCCTACAGAAGGTAGAAGCTGGGAAAGTAGCCATTAAGGAGTCCCATTTACAGAGCACTAACCTGACACACCTAAGAGCCATCGTGGAATCGGCAGAAAACCTGGAAGATGTGGTCAGCGTTCTCCATGTATTTGGTTACACAGACACCTTGGGCGAAAAGCAGACCCTTGTGGTGGATGTCGTTGCCAATGGTGGTCATACTTGGGTGAAAGCCATTGGCCGGAAGGCTGAAGCTCTGCATAACATTTGGCTGGGCCGGGGCCAGTATGGCGACAAAAGCATCGTTGAGCAGGCTGAAGACTTCCTCCAGGCCAGTCACCAGCAGCCGGTGCAGTACAGCAACCCTCACATCGTCTTCGCATTTTACAACAGTGTCTCCAGCCCCATGGCTGAGAAGCTGAAAGAAATGGGTGTATCTGTGAGGGGAGACATAGTAGCCGTGAACTCTCTGTTAGAGCCCCGTGAAGAGCTCCAGGCCAGCGAGAGCGAATCAGACGATGATGGCCCCGAACTTTTGCGGGTGACCAGAGTAGACCGAGAAAACATCCTAGCCAGTGTCGCGTTTCCAACGGAGATCAAGGTTGACGTGTGCACAAGAGCCAACCTGGACATTACTACTTTAATCACATATGTATCCGCCCTCAGCTACGGAGGCTGCCGCTTTATCTTCAGAGAAAAAGTGCTCACCGAACAAGCAGAGCAAGAGAGGAAAGAGCAGGTTCTACCACAGCTGGAGGCATTTATGAAGGACAAGGAGTTGTTTGCCTGCGAATCTGCCGTCAAGGACTTTCAGTCTATCCTAGATACCTTAGGAGGACCCGGGGAGAGAGAGCGGGCTGCTATGCTAATTAAGCGAATTAACGTGGTCCCAGACCAGCCTTCTGAGCGTGCCTTGAAACTAGTGTCCAGTTCAAAAATCAACAGCCGCTCATTAACGATTTTTGGGACAGGAGACACCCTAAAAGCCATCACAATGACTGCCAATAGTGGTTTTGTCAGAGCTGCCAACAACCAGGGTGTTATGTTCAGTGTGTTTATTCATCAGCCCAGAGCACTCACTGAGAGCAGAGAGGCCCTAGCTACCCCCTTACCAAAAGACTGCACAACTGACAACCAACACTGA
- the MRPL32 gene encoding large ribosomal subunit protein bL32m produces MAPAMLRQKVLLWPAAQGLLWNFWEQLQRKLRQSRPGFPSPQWGPALAVQGPAMFTEPANGTNGSKEISSFLENIFWMAAPKNRRSIEVNRCRRRNPHKLIKVKNNIDVCPECGHLKQKHVLCGYCYEKVCKETAEIRRQIGKQEGGPFKAPTVETMVLYLGETPSEQDQGKRIIERERKRPSWFTQD; encoded by the exons ATGGCGCCCGCCATGCTGAGGCAGAAGGTTCTGCTGTGGCCCGCAGCCCAGGGACTCCTCTGGAActtttgggagcaactgcagcGGAAACTTCGGCAGAGCCGGCCAGGCTTTCCCAGTCCTCAATGGG GACCAGCATTAGCGGTCCAAGGTCCAGCTATGTTTACAGAACCAGCAAATGGTACCAATGGAAGTAAGGAGATTTCCAGCTTTTTGGAGAACATCTTTTGGATGGCAGCTCCCAAAAACAGACGCAGCATTGAAGTTAACCGGTGTAGGAGAAGAAACCCTCATAAGCTTATTAAAGTTAAG aacaatatAGACGTTTGTCCTGAATGCGGTCACCTGAAACAGAAACACGTCCTCTGTGGCTATTGCTATGAGAAGGTGTGTAAAGAGACAGCGGAAATCAGACGACAGATAGGGAAGCAAGAGGGAGGCCCTTTCAAGGCTCCTACCGTGGAGACCATGGTGCTGTACTTGGGGGAGACACCCTCCGAGCAAGACCAGGGCAAGAGGATCATCGAGCGAGAACGGAAGCGGCCATCCTGGTTCACCCAGGATTGA
- the PSMA2 gene encoding proteasome subunit alpha type-2 has product MAERGYSFSLTTFSPSGKLVQIEYALAAVAGGAPSVGIKAANGVVLATEKKQKSILYDERSVHKVEPITKHIGLVYSGMGPDYRVLVHRARKLAQQYYLVYQEPIPTAQLVQRVASVMQEYTQSGGVRPFGVSLLICGWNEGRPYLFQSDPSGAYFAWKATAMGKNYVNGKTFLEKRYNEDLELEDAIHTAILTLKESFEGQMTEDNIEVGICNEAGFRRLTPTEVKDYLAAIA; this is encoded by the exons ATGGCGGAGCGTGGTTACAGCTTTTCGCTGACTACATTCAG CCCATCTGGTAAACTTGTCCAGATTGAATATGCTTTGGCTGCTGTAGCTGGAGGAGCCCCTTCAGTGGGAATTAAAG ctgcaaATGGTGTGGTCTTGGCAactgagaagaaacagaaatccaTTTTGTATGACGAGCGAAGTGTCCACAAAGTGGAACCAATCACCAAGCATATAGGTTTGGTGTATAGCGGCATGGGCCCAGATTACAG AGTGCTTGTGCACAGAGCTCGAAAACTAGCTCAACAGTACTATCTCGTTTACCAAGAGCCCATTCCCACAGCTCAGCTGGTACAGAGAGTAGCTTCCGTGATGCAAGAATACACCCAGTCAGG tGGTGTTCGTCCATTTGGAGTTTCTTTACTTATTTGTGGTTGGAATGAGGGGCGACCATATTTATTTCAGTCAGATCCATCT GGAGCTTACTTTGCCTGGAAAGCCACAGCAATGGGAAAGAACTATGTGAATGGGAAAACTTTCCTTGAGAAAAG ATATAATGAAGATCTGGAACTTGAAGATGCCATTCATACAGCCATATTAACCCTAAAG GAAAGCTTTGAAGGGCAGATGACAGAAGATAACATAGAAGTTGGAATCTGCAATGAAGCCGGATTTAGGAGGCTGACTCCAACTGAAGTTAAGGATTACTTGGCTGCCATTGCATAA